The following proteins are encoded in a genomic region of Streptococcus cristatus AS 1.3089:
- a CDS encoding Imm6 family immunity protein, producing MEFTLNLDLLQFMRKLTEPLETYIGNSYYKEYVHETLEIAGRFIDRLSESDPDFLYDRLENLDEEDILTYSELDRSTNPAVWRCIDAFLALVVYQSYKAVGQRYLPQTIECVDEDTLEDYFIHYKQLVRRYNDIARRTKLLEEEASFVDPSVSSYLKFLFEE from the coding sequence ATGGAATTTACTCTTAATCTAGATCTTTTGCAATTTATGCGGAAATTAACAGAACCGCTAGAAACATATATAGGAAACTCGTATTATAAGGAATATGTGCATGAAACGTTAGAAATTGCAGGCCGATTTATTGATAGGCTTAGTGAGTCCGACCCAGACTTTCTGTATGATAGATTGGAAAATTTAGACGAGGAAGACATCTTAACCTATTCGGAGCTGGATAGAAGCACTAATCCAGCTGTGTGGAGATGTATTGATGCTTTCCTTGCGTTAGTAGTTTATCAGTCATACAAAGCTGTTGGACAGCGGTATTTGCCCCAAACCATAGAGTGTGTTGATGAAGATACGCTCGAAGATTATTTTATTCATTATAAACAACTGGTTAGAAGGTACAATGACATTGCAAGGAGAACGAAATTGCTTGAGGAGGAAGCGAGCTTCGTAGATCCGTCTGTTAGCAGTTATTTAAAATTTTTGTTTGAGGAGTAA
- a CDS encoding SMI1/KNR4 family protein — protein MLRIFPFKTDGIITEIEQLEKNYSISLPEKYKEFLLKYNGGDTIDTRFKVEKVRSDIHSFYGFSLANHYSNFKYLVEKGFLEDFIENHYLPIAKDSFGNSILIGVGASTYNKIGFYDHEKQTYISFTIDFTEFLKKIKSPVVHIPSIEERTKEMEEIGSPVVVDDALKALWQEEIDEFAGREQVIVKL, from the coding sequence ATGTTAAGAATTTTCCCATTTAAAACCGATGGTATCATAACTGAAATAGAACAATTGGAGAAAAATTATTCTATTTCCTTGCCTGAAAAATATAAAGAATTTTTATTAAAGTATAATGGCGGAGATACGATTGATACAAGATTTAAAGTTGAGAAAGTTCGTTCAGATATCCACTCCTTTTATGGTTTTTCATTAGCTAACCATTATAGTAATTTTAAATATCTAGTCGAAAAAGGCTTTTTAGAAGATTTTATTGAAAATCATTATCTACCCATAGCTAAAGACAGTTTTGGTAACAGTATTCTAATTGGTGTCGGCGCTAGTACTTATAATAAAATAGGTTTTTATGATCATGAAAAGCAAACGTATATCTCATTCACTATCGATTTTACTGAATTTCTAAAAAAGATAAAAAGTCCTGTTGTTCATATTCCATCCATTGAGGAGCGAACGAAAGAAATGGAAGAAATTGGAAGTCCTGTTGTAGTTGATGATGCGTTAAAAGCATTATGGCAAGAAGAAATCGATGAATTTGCAGGTCGAGAGCAAGTGATTGTTAAGCTGTAA
- a CDS encoding metallophosphoesterase family protein — MKHRIAILSDIHGNTTALQAVLSDAKRQEATEYWLLGDIFLPGPGENDLLALLKDLPITATVRGNWDDCVLEALDGQYGLEDPQEVQLLRMTQYLMERMDPDLIAWLRSLPMVARKEIDGLRFSLSHNLPDKNYGSDLLVDNDTDKFDQLLYEETDVAVYGHVHKQLLRYGSQGQQIINPGSIGMPYFDWTTLKNHRAQYALLEVEGGELVNIQFRKVAYDYEAELELAKEKALPFIEMYEELRREDNYQGHNRELLAYLNDKYGYVEDVRQFFR; from the coding sequence ATGAAACATAGAATCGCAATTCTCTCTGATATACATGGGAATACTACGGCCTTGCAGGCAGTTCTGTCAGATGCCAAAAGACAGGAAGCGACAGAGTATTGGCTTTTGGGGGATATTTTTCTCCCTGGTCCGGGGGAAAATGATTTGCTAGCCTTGTTAAAAGACCTGCCTATCACAGCGACTGTCCGTGGAAACTGGGATGATTGTGTATTAGAGGCTTTAGATGGGCAATATGGCTTAGAAGACCCACAGGAAGTCCAGCTCTTGCGTATGACGCAGTATTTGATGGAGCGAATGGATCCTGATCTGATCGCTTGGCTACGGAGTCTGCCCATGGTTGCGAGGAAAGAAATTGATGGACTGCGTTTTTCGCTCTCTCATAATTTGCCTGATAAAAACTATGGGAGTGACTTATTGGTTGACAATGATACGGACAAATTTGACCAGCTACTGTATGAGGAGACAGATGTGGCAGTTTACGGTCATGTCCACAAGCAGTTGCTTCGCTATGGCAGCCAAGGGCAACAAATTATCAATCCCGGTTCAATTGGTATGCCCTATTTTGATTGGACGACCTTGAAAAATCACCGTGCCCAGTATGCCTTGCTAGAAGTTGAAGGCGGGGAACTGGTGAATATCCAATTCCGAAAAGTCGCCTATGATTACGAGGCAGAGTTGGAATTGGCCAAAGAAAAAGCTCTTCCTTTCATCGAAATGTATGAAGAATTACGTCGCGAAGATAACTACCAAGGCCATAACCGAGAATTATTGGCTTACTTGAATGACAAGTATGGTTACGTAGAGGATGTTAGGCAGTTTTTCAGATAG
- a CDS encoding CAP domain-containing protein translates to MDKKIGKSVVATGIAATTIISGALSHQVKADELVESTATKPKATAVTEKPITTADVAEAKEKADAAKENVNQQQEQTKKAEADLEGAKAAVSEAQEKIDTATENEKAATEENISQTESSVKKAEEEVTAKSETVKEAATAVQEASQAVKDQENTIAGQQSLVDVAESELNKAKEPVHTETAAVETAKNQENQAQTAVDHAKNELAKAEQAASVAPQNQAEIQNKINQTQANLEQTKQLITATNTELVHEQKNASTAPVDLRNTTYSQFLENLRDNSNNEAVRNAAADALALYKRGQNEFNITVGSDPSSPASLENNLQALELVKAINAYRRNAGLPELLVDPYANVASQIQTLYFEKANWHMGKLIGNENVAISFDPQGAVNFWHSEKALYQKIAAQYGLPTDERQLDANAIYMKVGAEVFAKIGHYVQMMDNKANAISAAYDTHPNQWGTPHGTSEVGFHNVRNFNQRVNNGTLLTVEAMEKLLRSGGSRGAASSANVTALKNRLAELQAQKVSQESSLNLLNNQLTDLSNEQKNRVAAVLKAKQNLEAAEKGLALTQQNLSDKKSALRSATARIAAALSPYQAKLQKAQATLEEAKNQLAALKTAEENKNAALEAAKAELVAAQNRVVEAKKKVVDLKTAPQQLEKAKQDLARAEADLKAKQALAETENKKLADLQTVYNELLANYNYLLDLLPKEERQALASATTTTYRANGGLRFAAAGSGSQMLLTSNPASQDEKDASVEPTANVAAQAQPKTDNTSATPTPATPKASPSQSVVLPNTGTEAEQLAFLGMTLGAALLAGAVKHRRRKAL, encoded by the coding sequence CAGCGGATGTAGCAGAAGCGAAGGAAAAAGCAGATGCTGCCAAAGAAAATGTGAATCAACAGCAAGAACAAACTAAGAAAGCTGAAGCAGACCTTGAAGGAGCAAAAGCTGCAGTTTCAGAAGCTCAAGAAAAGATAGATACAGCTACTGAAAATGAAAAGGCAGCAACTGAAGAAAACATTTCTCAAACAGAGAGCAGTGTTAAAAAAGCTGAAGAAGAAGTAACAGCAAAATCAGAAACTGTCAAAGAAGCAGCAACTGCAGTCCAGGAAGCAAGTCAGGCAGTTAAAGACCAAGAAAATACAATTGCTGGCCAGCAGTCATTGGTGGATGTGGCAGAATCTGAGTTAAACAAAGCCAAAGAACCAGTTCATACGGAAACTGCAGCTGTAGAAACTGCTAAAAATCAAGAAAATCAAGCTCAGACAGCTGTGGATCATGCTAAAAATGAACTAGCAAAAGCGGAACAAGCAGCAAGTGTTGCACCGCAAAATCAAGCAGAAATCCAAAATAAAATCAATCAAACTCAGGCTAACTTAGAGCAGACCAAGCAATTGATTACTGCAACAAACACAGAGTTGGTGCATGAACAGAAAAATGCAAGTACGGCGCCAGTTGATTTACGGAATACGACCTATTCGCAATTCTTGGAAAATCTTCGAGATAATTCGAATAACGAGGCTGTAAGAAATGCTGCAGCTGATGCTTTAGCCCTTTACAAACGTGGTCAGAATGAATTCAACATCACGGTTGGTTCAGATCCATCTAGCCCAGCTAGCTTGGAAAATAACTTGCAGGCTTTGGAATTGGTTAAGGCTATCAATGCCTACCGTCGTAATGCAGGACTGCCAGAACTTTTGGTGGATCCATATGCCAATGTTGCCAGCCAAATTCAGACCTTGTACTTTGAGAAGGCTAACTGGCACATGGGCAAGCTGATTGGCAATGAAAACGTAGCTATTAGCTTCGATCCTCAAGGTGCAGTTAATTTCTGGCATAGTGAAAAAGCCTTGTATCAGAAGATTGCTGCCCAATACGGCTTGCCAACTGATGAAAGACAACTGGATGCTAATGCCATTTATATGAAAGTAGGGGCGGAAGTCTTTGCGAAAATTGGTCACTATGTCCAAATGATGGATAACAAGGCTAACGCTATTTCTGCTGCCTATGACACTCATCCAAATCAATGGGGAACTCCACACGGAACTTCAGAAGTTGGATTCCACAATGTTCGTAATTTCAACCAAAGAGTCAATAATGGCACACTACTAACAGTTGAAGCGATGGAGAAACTTCTCCGCAGCGGCGGTAGTCGTGGGGCTGCTTCAAGTGCCAATGTGACAGCGTTGAAAAATCGTTTGGCAGAGTTACAAGCGCAGAAAGTTAGTCAAGAGTCTAGCCTGAATCTTTTAAATAATCAGCTGACAGATTTGTCTAATGAGCAGAAAAATCGTGTGGCTGCTGTTCTCAAAGCTAAGCAGAACCTTGAAGCTGCTGAGAAAGGTCTAGCCCTGACTCAACAAAACTTGTCAGATAAAAAGTCTGCTTTGAGATCAGCTACAGCGAGAATCGCGGCTGCCCTCTCTCCATACCAAGCTAAATTGCAGAAAGCCCAAGCAACCTTGGAAGAGGCTAAAAACCAGCTTGCAGCTTTGAAGACCGCTGAAGAAAACAAGAATGCAGCCTTGGAAGCAGCTAAAGCTGAATTGGTCGCTGCTCAAAATCGTGTGGTGGAAGCTAAGAAGAAGGTTGTAGATCTGAAAACAGCTCCGCAGCAATTGGAAAAAGCTAAGCAAGATTTGGCAAGAGCAGAGGCTGACCTGAAAGCTAAACAAGCCCTAGCTGAGACCGAAAATAAAAAATTAGCTGATTTGCAAACAGTCTACAATGAGTTGCTAGCAAATTACAATTATTTGTTAGACCTTCTTCCAAAAGAAGAGCGTCAAGCCCTAGCATCGGCCACTACAACTACTTATCGGGCAAATGGTGGACTTAGATTTGCTGCAGCAGGTTCAGGGAGTCAAATGCTTCTGACTTCGAATCCAGCTTCTCAAGATGAGAAGGATGCATCGGTTGAACCGACAGCTAATGTAGCTGCTCAAGCTCAGCCAAAGACTGATAATACTAGTGCTACACCGACTCCAGCGACTCCTAAAGCTTCGCCTAGCCAGTCAGTTGTCCTTCCTAATACAGGAACGGAAGCGGAACAACTAGCATTCCTTGGAATGACTCTTGGTGCAGCTCTTCTCGCAGGTGCAGTGAAACATCGCCGCAGAAAAGCTTTATAG
- a CDS encoding immunity 22 family protein produces METENTVSIWVGNFASREELDTYIDLRYDDDGEIVSSKFYDAFQIDIDDIDEYLIEKEYLDSRFLNVYDHLIGASYADVVMDNLKKIEDDLAIPESNAIILLYNYKYCGQVKEQPNIKFIATVNYR; encoded by the coding sequence ATGGAAACTGAAAATACAGTATCAATTTGGGTTGGAAATTTTGCAAGTAGGGAAGAGCTGGATACCTATATCGACTTAAGGTATGATGATGACGGAGAAATTGTCAGTTCCAAGTTTTATGATGCTTTTCAAATTGATATCGATGATATTGACGAATACCTAATCGAAAAAGAATACCTTGATTCAAGATTTTTAAATGTATATGACCATTTAATCGGAGCCTCATATGCAGATGTTGTCATGGATAATTTAAAGAAGATTGAAGATGACCTAGCGATACCTGAAAGTAATGCCATTATTTTACTTTACAATTATAAATATTGTGGGCAAGTTAAAGAACAGCCCAATATCAAATTTATTGCGACAGTCAATTATAGATAG
- the uvrC gene encoding excinuclease ABC subunit UvrC yields MSTNKLIQSKLELLPTSPGCYIHKDKNGTIIYVGKAKNLRNRVRSYFRGSHDTKTEALVSEIEDFEFIVTESNIEALLLEINLIKENKPKYNIMLKDDKSYPFIKITNEVYPRLIITRQVKKDGGLYFGPYPDVGAANEIKRLLDRIFTFKKCTNPPAKVCFYYHLGQCEAHTICKRDSQYFKNMAQEVSDFLKGQDDKIIDELRDKMNKTAAAMEFERAAEYRDLIQAIGTLRTKQRVMAKDLQNRDVFGYYVDKGWMCVQVFFVRQGKLIERDVNLFPYYNDPDEDFLTYIGQFYQEKSHLKPNEILIPADIDEEAVRAVVDTKVVKPQRGEKKQLVNLAIKNARVSLQQKFDLLEKSVEKTQGAIENLGKLLNIPTPVRIESFDNSNIMGTSPVSAMVVFVNGKPSKKDYRKYKIKTVVGPDDYASMREVIKRRYSRVIRDGLTPPDLIVIDGGQGQVNIAKEVIQNQLGLDIPIAGLQKNDKHQTHELLFGDPLQVVELSRNSQEFFLLQRIQDEVHRFAITFHRQLRSKNSFSSQLDGIEGLGPKRKQNLMKHFKSLTKIKEASVDEIVEVGVPRAVAEAVQVKLNQTEPSRPLLEVAEPIVGID; encoded by the coding sequence ATGTCTACAAACAAGCTAATCCAATCCAAGCTGGAACTGTTGCCGACCAGTCCCGGCTGTTACATTCACAAGGACAAAAACGGTACCATTATCTATGTAGGAAAAGCCAAGAATCTCCGTAATCGGGTTCGCTCTTATTTTCGTGGCAGCCACGACACCAAGACGGAGGCCCTGGTTTCCGAGATTGAGGATTTTGAGTTTATTGTCACTGAGTCCAATATTGAGGCTCTCCTCCTAGAAATCAATCTAATCAAGGAAAATAAGCCCAAGTACAATATCATGCTCAAGGACGATAAGTCCTATCCTTTTATTAAGATTACCAACGAAGTCTATCCTCGTCTGATTATCACGCGCCAAGTCAAAAAGGATGGTGGTCTTTATTTTGGGCCTTATCCAGACGTCGGTGCAGCCAATGAAATCAAGCGTTTGCTCGATCGAATTTTCACTTTCAAAAAATGTACCAATCCACCTGCAAAAGTCTGCTTTTATTATCACTTGGGGCAATGCGAAGCCCATACAATTTGCAAGCGGGATAGCCAGTATTTCAAGAATATGGCTCAGGAAGTGTCGGACTTTCTCAAAGGTCAGGACGATAAGATTATCGATGAGCTGCGTGATAAGATGAATAAAACAGCTGCAGCTATGGAATTTGAGCGGGCAGCCGAATACCGTGACCTGATTCAGGCTATTGGAACCTTGCGTACCAAGCAGCGGGTCATGGCTAAAGATTTGCAGAATCGGGATGTTTTTGGTTACTATGTGGACAAGGGCTGGATGTGCGTCCAAGTCTTCTTTGTCCGCCAGGGCAAACTAATCGAGCGTGATGTCAATCTTTTTCCCTATTACAATGATCCCGACGAAGATTTTCTGACCTATATTGGCCAGTTTTACCAAGAAAAGTCTCATCTCAAGCCCAATGAAATCTTAATTCCAGCAGACATTGATGAAGAAGCTGTTCGGGCCGTTGTGGATACCAAAGTAGTCAAGCCTCAGCGTGGCGAAAAGAAACAGTTGGTCAATCTGGCTATTAAGAATGCTCGGGTCAGCCTCCAGCAGAAATTTGATCTTTTGGAGAAATCCGTTGAGAAAACGCAGGGCGCTATCGAAAATCTAGGGAAGCTCCTTAACATTCCGACGCCCGTTCGGATTGAGTCTTTCGATAACTCCAACATCATGGGGACCAGTCCTGTATCGGCTATGGTGGTCTTTGTCAATGGTAAGCCTAGCAAGAAGGATTACCGCAAATACAAGATCAAGACCGTGGTAGGGCCGGACGACTACGCCAGTATGAGAGAGGTTATCAAGCGCCGCTATAGTCGGGTGATACGTGACGGGCTGACGCCACCAGATCTGATTGTCATTGACGGTGGACAAGGCCAGGTCAATATTGCTAAAGAAGTTATCCAAAACCAGTTGGGACTTGATATTCCGATCGCTGGACTGCAAAAAAATGATAAGCACCAGACTCATGAATTGCTCTTTGGTGATCCTCTGCAAGTCGTCGAATTATCTCGTAATTCTCAGGAATTCTTCCTCCTCCAGCGCATCCAAGATGAGGTCCACCGCTTTGCCATTACCTTCCACCGTCAGCTTCGATCTAAGAATTCCTTCTCATCGCAGCTAGACGGCATCGAAGGCTTGGGACCAAAACGTAAGCAAAATCTCATGAAGCATTTCAAATCTCTGACCAAAATTAAAGAAGCCAGTGTCGATGAAATCGTCGAAGTGGGTGTACCGCGAGCAGTGGCAGAAGCTGTGCAGGTAAAACTCAATCAAACAGAGCCATCCCGCCCCCTGTTAGAAGTGGCGGAACCGATTGTAGGCATAGATTGA
- the hemH gene encoding ferrochelatase: MTKKAILMMTFGSPEGYTFEDIAEFFTNIRRGVRPTDQEIQHLHDNYQRIGGSPLQRITRAEVELVKEALKGEYAVYFANKFSRPFIPDVIKQMEDDGIEECICLILEPHYSFYSVMGYEKFITSQTIKFHIIKEWYQAEDLLRFWEEEIRKILQAKVKDESFKVIFSAHSVPVLALDFEDPYIDQIIENSQLIANRLGLAPSEYINTWQSESDIGLPWIKPDVLEYLRDQTTHPQHYIFVPISFISEHIEVLFDNDVECQELCQELGVAYHRPPMPNTDSRLIAALLATIRQHEAEELRYMHPEETTFDELAPSEESNQILSETEELQMPEFVKKLIEKKGRENVKMPYFIKKMLEKRAQESK; this comes from the coding sequence ATGACTAAAAAAGCTATTCTAATGATGACCTTTGGATCGCCAGAGGGTTATACTTTTGAGGATATTGCAGAATTTTTCACGAATATCCGTCGTGGCGTGCGACCTACTGATCAGGAGATTCAGCACCTTCATGATAATTATCAGCGTATTGGTGGCAGCCCCCTGCAACGCATCACGCGGGCAGAAGTTGAGCTGGTGAAAGAAGCTTTAAAGGGAGAGTATGCTGTCTATTTTGCTAATAAATTTTCTCGCCCTTTTATTCCAGATGTTATTAAGCAGATGGAGGATGACGGGATTGAGGAATGTATCTGCTTGATTTTAGAACCGCATTATTCTTTTTATTCTGTTATGGGGTATGAAAAATTTATTACGAGCCAGACAATTAAATTCCATATTATCAAAGAATGGTATCAGGCTGAGGACTTGCTTCGCTTTTGGGAGGAAGAAATCAGGAAAATCTTGCAAGCAAAAGTCAAAGATGAAAGTTTTAAGGTCATTTTCTCAGCTCACAGTGTACCAGTTTTAGCCCTTGATTTTGAAGATCCATATATTGATCAGATTATTGAAAACTCACAGTTGATTGCCAATCGGCTGGGCCTTGCTCCATCTGAGTATATCAATACTTGGCAGAGCGAAAGCGATATTGGCTTGCCGTGGATCAAGCCAGATGTCCTAGAATATCTCCGAGATCAGACGACTCATCCACAACATTATATCTTTGTCCCAATCAGTTTCATCAGCGAACATATCGAGGTACTGTTCGATAATGACGTGGAGTGTCAGGAATTGTGCCAAGAACTCGGTGTGGCTTATCATCGCCCACCAATGCCTAACACAGACTCCCGTTTGATTGCTGCATTATTAGCAACTATTCGTCAGCATGAAGCAGAAGAGCTTCGATACATGCATCCAGAAGAAACAACCTTTGACGAATTGGCCCCTTCAGAAGAAAGTAATCAAATTTTAAGCGAAACGGAAGAACTTCAAATGCCTGAATTTGTCAAAAAGTTGATAGAGAAAAAGGGCAGAGAAAATGTCAAAATGCCTTATTTCATAAAGAAAATGTTAGAAAAAAGGGCGCAAGAATCAAAGTAA
- a CDS encoding DUF4274 domain-containing protein, whose translation MKWISIKRQQISDILYAESNAKAVASLEQLQTEDELFVLLDNFNWDNGFEVPKAVLTHPKCSLSVALLAFYRADGIRYLLEGEVAFANSLSTEWEGL comes from the coding sequence TTGAAATGGATAAGTATCAAACGTCAACAAATATCTGATATTTTGTATGCTGAAAGCAATGCTAAAGCTGTGGCGAGCCTTGAGCAGCTTCAAACGGAGGATGAACTGTTTGTCTTGCTGGACAATTTTAACTGGGATAATGGATTTGAAGTGCCAAAAGCAGTGCTAACTCATCCCAAGTGTAGTCTTTCAGTGGCTTTATTAGCTTTTTATCGTGCAGATGGCATCAGGTATTTACTTGAGGGAGAGGTAGCCTTTGCAAATTCGCTATCAACGGAGTGGGAAGGTTTGTAA
- a CDS encoding SMI1/KNR4 family protein — MGKTVSKASSLLTKRGACSTKIVNQRLRYLKEEENKMSLMIRALGRASDEEIKDLEEKYNLTLPDDYKNFLKENNGGRCPSYEFENSIEIQNINEEINIDVLYGIKTGVKNSDIEDWTDEYLDDLFSNSIIIGNSLQHGFLVFWLSGDENEGIYYYDDTYNLEGSSDENNAYFLARTFSEFLELVQN; from the coding sequence ATGGGTAAAACAGTCTCAAAGGCATCAAGCCTTTTAACCAAAAGGGGAGCATGTTCAACAAAAATCGTAAACCAAAGATTGCGATATTTAAAAGAAGAGGAAAATAAGATGAGCCTAATGATTCGAGCACTAGGTCGTGCCAGTGATGAGGAAATAAAAGATTTGGAAGAGAAATACAACCTAACTCTTCCAGACGATTATAAAAACTTTCTGAAAGAAAACAATGGTGGACGATGTCCTTCCTATGAGTTTGAAAATTCTATTGAGATACAGAACATCAATGAAGAAATTAATATTGATGTTTTATATGGGATTAAGACTGGCGTAAAAAACTCTGATATAGAAGATTGGACTGATGAATATTTAGATGATCTTTTTTCTAACTCAATAATTATAGGCAATTCCTTGCAACATGGTTTTCTAGTTTTCTGGTTGAGTGGTGATGAAAATGAAGGTATTTATTATTATGATGATACATATAATCTAGAGGGCTCTAGTGATGAAAACAATGCCTATTTTCTGGCTCGCACTTTTTCTGAATTTCTAGAATTAGTCCAAAATTAA
- a CDS encoding SMI1/KNR4 family protein, whose protein sequence is MLRIFPFDKTGVSEALAQFEKNHDILFPEEYRTFLINYNGGNTLQTSFKIKKESSDIRAFYGFENANYEYNFQYLIDHDFLSDYIEVDYLPIAEDSFGNYILLGISNQNYNLIAFFDHEKQKLSPSIFRLKNFWPRLTVKCVRLNRLTKEFKK, encoded by the coding sequence ATGTTAAGAATTTTTCCATTTGATAAAACAGGTGTTTCAGAGGCATTGGCTCAATTTGAAAAAAATCATGACATTTTGTTCCCAGAAGAATATAGAACCTTTTTAATAAACTATAATGGTGGAAATACCCTACAGACAAGCTTTAAAATAAAGAAAGAAAGTTCAGATATTCGAGCCTTTTATGGGTTTGAAAATGCTAATTATGAATATAATTTCCAGTATTTAATTGATCATGATTTTCTATCAGATTATATTGAAGTTGATTACCTACCGATTGCAGAGGATAGTTTTGGAAATTATATTCTTTTGGGAATTTCTAATCAAAATTATAATCTCATAGCATTTTTTGATCATGAAAAACAAAAATTATCCCCTTCCATCTTTCGTTTAAAGAATTTCTGGCCACGATTAACAGTAAAGTGTGTAAGATTAAATCGATTGACGAAAGAATTCAAAAAATGA
- a CDS encoding Imm6 family immunity protein, producing MNANQLYLMLVYSEAILRHMETEYKPQIRVALDACWSFVENKNKTGKELYSLLDAGTDFKGIFIYMQLDENEANLLSWDNLSYAIGATAKEAYLLDNQQLPSPLENIDSSLIDLFIANLKEINIDFYNHLEEIKNFLKNDCPPSKNTALQTLERLGLLEGS from the coding sequence ATGAATGCCAATCAACTTTATCTCATGCTGGTCTATTCAGAAGCTATCTTAAGACATATGGAAACAGAATATAAGCCACAAATTCGAGTTGCTTTGGATGCTTGCTGGAGTTTTGTGGAAAATAAAAACAAAACGGGCAAAGAGCTTTATAGTCTGCTAGATGCTGGAACCGATTTTAAGGGAATATTCATCTATATGCAATTAGACGAGAATGAGGCTAATCTTCTATCGTGGGACAATCTTAGCTATGCAATCGGAGCAACTGCCAAGGAAGCCTATCTACTGGACAATCAACAACTGCCTTCCCCTTTAGAAAATATTGATTCAAGCTTAATAGACTTATTTATTGCGAATTTAAAAGAAATCAATATCGATTTTTATAATCATCTTGAAGAAATTAAGAACTTTTTGAAGAATGATTGTCCTCCTTCAAAAAATACTGCCTTGCAAACATTGGAAAGATTAGGATTATTAGAAGGGAGTTGA